Proteins from a single region of Sinorhizobium alkalisoli:
- a CDS encoding YbfB/YjiJ family MFS transporter — protein MAVAMGLGRFSYTPILPAMMADAGLSPAHAGLIASANFVGYLAGAVLAAYGWAHGHERRIGLAALVATALLLGAMGLTASVLAFGLIRFLAGLASAFAMIFVSGIVLGEGLRARSEHVPPVHFGGVGFGIALSSIAVWAAPLAGVGSLSASQAHWFTGALLALAGTALVAVLLQESGKAAEGERPEAPLVWTRELAVVTLTYGFFGFGYVITATFLVAMAREAGGGEFPAWLLTGASAALSVQLWRFAVRRVGLAGLYAIGLLVEAAGLVLTVSLPGTLAPLVGGLMLGLTFMMITAYGLQIGHRLAPESPRRALAFMTAAFGVGQIIGPLVAGWLAEWTGSFTPPTLVAAIVLLACGGVVVLELRAINAAIAARQP, from the coding sequence ATGGCGGTGGCGATGGGCCTCGGCCGGTTTTCCTATACGCCTATCCTGCCGGCCATGATGGCGGATGCGGGGCTTTCACCCGCGCATGCCGGGCTGATCGCCTCGGCGAATTTCGTCGGCTATCTCGCCGGTGCCGTGCTGGCGGCCTATGGCTGGGCTCACGGCCACGAACGCAGAATTGGCCTGGCCGCCCTGGTGGCTACGGCACTGCTGCTTGGCGCCATGGGACTCACCGCGTCGGTGCTCGCCTTCGGGCTCATCCGCTTCCTTGCGGGCCTCGCGAGCGCCTTCGCCATGATCTTCGTGTCAGGGATCGTGCTCGGCGAGGGCCTGCGCGCGAGATCGGAACATGTGCCGCCGGTGCATTTCGGCGGCGTCGGGTTTGGCATCGCGCTGTCGTCGATCGCCGTCTGGGCGGCGCCGCTCGCCGGGGTCGGCAGCCTTTCCGCCTCGCAGGCACACTGGTTTACCGGCGCTCTTCTCGCGCTTGCGGGCACTGCTCTCGTCGCGGTTCTGTTGCAGGAGAGTGGCAAGGCCGCGGAAGGCGAACGGCCGGAGGCGCCGCTTGTCTGGACGAGAGAGCTCGCGGTGGTGACGCTCACCTACGGCTTTTTCGGCTTCGGCTATGTGATTACCGCCACCTTCCTCGTCGCCATGGCCCGCGAGGCAGGCGGCGGAGAATTCCCGGCCTGGCTGCTGACGGGTGCCAGTGCCGCATTGTCGGTGCAGCTCTGGCGTTTCGCCGTGCGGCGCGTCGGTCTTGCCGGCTTATATGCCATTGGGCTCCTCGTCGAGGCGGCCGGCCTTGTCCTGACCGTCTCTCTGCCCGGAACCCTGGCACCGCTCGTCGGCGGTCTGATGCTGGGGCTCACTTTCATGATGATCACGGCCTACGGCCTGCAGATCGGTCACCGCCTTGCACCCGAAAGCCCGCGCCGGGCGCTCGCCTTCATGACCGCCGCCTTCGGCGTAGGGCAGATCATAGGGCCTCTGGTGGCCGGCTGGCTGGCCGAATGGACCGGAAGCTTTACTCCGCCGACCTTGGTTGCCGCAATCGTGCTCCTGGCGTGCGGCGGCGTCGTGGTGCTGGAGTTGCGCGCAATCAACGCCGCGATCGCCGCGCGGCAACCATGA
- a CDS encoding polysaccharide deacetylase family protein: MIRKFLTLPVCLFPALAVAAPPAAPAKDKQLVIVSFDGAHDNALWDKSLALAKRHGAHFTYFLSCTFLMTKADGKASYKAPGQKRGRSNVGYAQDRHEVAARAGHIWRAHLDGHDIGSHACGHFDGKGWSEADWKQEFSSFRTALVDAWKRAGRPEAEPEGWADFARTGITGFRAPYLSLSDGLVPAIKAFGFTYDASLVTKGPAWPRAGDELPRFGLPLIPEGPSRRPVIGMDYNLFIRHSMGIENKKDSARFEERTLEAFRNAFIREYDGERIPLQLGFHFVEMNGGAYWRALDRFLTEACGKPDVACVSYAQALPLIERARKKADGSAF; encoded by the coding sequence ATGATCCGCAAGTTCCTCACGCTCCCCGTCTGCCTTTTTCCCGCCCTCGCCGTCGCGGCGCCGCCGGCCGCACCGGCAAAAGACAAGCAACTGGTGATCGTCTCCTTCGATGGAGCCCATGACAATGCGCTTTGGGACAAGAGCCTCGCGTTGGCGAAACGGCACGGCGCGCACTTCACCTATTTCCTCTCCTGCACCTTTCTGATGACGAAAGCCGACGGGAAGGCGAGCTACAAGGCGCCGGGCCAGAAACGGGGCCGATCGAATGTCGGTTATGCCCAGGATCGCCACGAGGTCGCCGCTCGCGCCGGCCATATCTGGCGGGCGCATCTCGATGGACACGACATCGGCAGCCATGCCTGCGGTCACTTCGACGGCAAGGGCTGGAGCGAGGCCGACTGGAAGCAGGAATTCTCGTCCTTCCGCACGGCGCTCGTCGACGCCTGGAAGAGGGCCGGCAGGCCGGAGGCCGAGCCGGAAGGCTGGGCGGACTTCGCCCGAACCGGCATTACGGGCTTTCGCGCCCCCTACCTCTCCTTGAGCGACGGGCTGGTGCCGGCAATAAAGGCCTTCGGCTTCACCTATGATGCCAGTCTCGTCACCAAAGGCCCCGCTTGGCCGAGGGCCGGGGACGAACTGCCCCGCTTCGGCCTGCCGCTCATCCCCGAAGGGCCTTCCCGCCGGCCGGTGATCGGCATGGACTACAATCTTTTCATCCGCCATTCGATGGGGATCGAAAACAAGAAGGACAGCGCCCGCTTCGAGGAACGCACGCTGGAAGCCTTTCGCAACGCCTTCATCAGGGAATATGACGGCGAGCGCATCCCGCTGCAGCTCGGCTTCCATTTCGTCGAGATGAACGGCGGCGCCTACTGGCGCGCGCTCGACCGCTTCCTGACCGAGGCCTGCGGCAAGCCGGACGTCGCCTGCGTCAGCTATGCGCAGGCACTGCCCTTGATCGAGCGCGCCAGGAAGAAGGCGGACGGCTCCGCCTTCTGA
- the sbmA gene encoding peptide antibiotic transporter SbmA, translating into MFESFFPKPKLFFLSVVVWSLIAILGWYSAGRDLGAVFGLPPLPDGVEPVIGVSVFWSAPFLWFYIYYLAVVALFAGFWFAYAPHRWQNWSILGSALIIFNTYFSVQVSVAINAWYGPFYNLIQQALAKTAPVTAEQLYTGMLGFAGIAFVAVTVGVLNLFFVSHYIFRWRTAMNEFYVSHWPKLRHVEGASQRVQEDTMRFSSTVERLGVGLVSSIMTLIAFLPVLFKFSEQVSVLPVVGEVPHALVWAAISWSIFGTVFLALVGIKLPGLEFRNQRVEAAYRKELVYGEDHADRADPLTLGELFHNVRRNYFRLYFHYMYFNIARIFYLQADNLYGTFVLVPAIVAGKLTLGVMTQILNVFGQVRESFQYLVNSWTTIVELLSIYKRLRAFESILYEEPLPEIDQQFIEAGGKEEMAL; encoded by the coding sequence TTGTTCGAATCCTTCTTTCCCAAACCGAAGCTGTTTTTTCTTTCCGTTGTCGTCTGGTCGCTCATCGCCATCCTCGGCTGGTATAGCGCGGGGCGTGATCTTGGCGCAGTGTTCGGGTTGCCGCCGCTTCCCGATGGCGTGGAACCCGTCATCGGTGTTTCGGTCTTCTGGTCGGCCCCGTTCCTCTGGTTCTACATCTACTATCTGGCGGTCGTAGCCCTGTTCGCCGGATTCTGGTTCGCATACGCGCCGCACAGGTGGCAAAACTGGTCGATTCTCGGTTCGGCGCTGATTATCTTCAACACCTATTTTTCGGTCCAGGTCAGCGTCGCGATCAACGCCTGGTACGGCCCCTTCTATAACCTGATCCAGCAAGCGCTAGCGAAGACGGCACCCGTGACGGCCGAGCAGCTCTATACCGGCATGCTCGGCTTCGCCGGGATTGCGTTCGTGGCGGTGACGGTCGGCGTACTCAATCTCTTCTTCGTCAGCCACTACATCTTCCGCTGGCGGACCGCGATGAACGAATTCTACGTCTCGCATTGGCCGAAGCTGCGCCATGTCGAAGGGGCATCTCAGCGCGTCCAGGAAGACACGATGCGCTTTTCGTCCACGGTCGAACGGCTGGGTGTCGGCCTCGTAAGTTCCATCATGACGCTGATTGCTTTCCTGCCGGTGCTCTTCAAGTTCTCCGAGCAGGTCAGCGTACTGCCGGTCGTCGGCGAAGTGCCCCATGCATTGGTCTGGGCGGCGATCAGCTGGTCGATTTTTGGCACTGTTTTCCTTGCCTTGGTCGGCATCAAGCTTCCGGGCCTCGAATTTCGAAACCAGCGGGTCGAGGCGGCGTATCGTAAGGAACTGGTCTACGGCGAAGATCATGCGGATCGCGCCGATCCGCTGACCCTCGGAGAGCTGTTTCACAACGTGAGAAGGAATTATTTCCGCCTATACTTCCACTACATGTATTTCAACATAGCGCGTATCTTCTACCTGCAGGCCGATAACCTGTACGGCACATTCGTGCTGGTGCCCGCAATCGTGGCGGGGAAGCTGACGCTCGGCGTGATGACCCAGATACTGAACGTCTTCGGGCAGGTGCGCGAGTCCTTCCAGTATCTCGTCAATTCCTGGACGACGATCGTCGAACTCCTGTCGATCTACAAGCGCCTGCGCGCCTTCGAATCGATCCTCTATGAAGAGCCGCTGCCGGAGATCGATCAGCAGTTCATCGAGGCCGGCGGCAAGGAGGAGATGGCGCTCTGA
- the map gene encoding type I methionyl aminopeptidase, with translation MTLNNDEDLERLKEIGRICANALQAMGDALEPGITTAELDAIGRKVLEDAGARSAPELCYRFPGATCISVNEEIAHGIPGSRVINSGDLVNIDVSAEKDGIFADTGSSFPVPPVTAAIDRLCRDGRRAMWVGLKQVRPNQPLAAIGNAIGEFARKNRYSLVTNLASHGIGRSLHEEPGEIATWPDPSERRRMSEGMVFTVEPFLSMGAHWAEGGDDDWTLYSEPRAPTVQYEHTVVVTRGGPLVVTLPG, from the coding sequence ATGACCCTCAACAATGACGAAGACCTCGAACGGCTGAAGGAGATCGGCCGCATCTGCGCCAACGCGCTTCAGGCGATGGGCGACGCGCTCGAGCCGGGCATCACGACCGCGGAGCTCGATGCCATCGGCCGCAAGGTGCTGGAGGATGCGGGTGCGCGCTCGGCGCCGGAGCTCTGCTACCGCTTTCCGGGCGCGACCTGCATCAGCGTCAACGAGGAAATCGCCCACGGCATTCCCGGCAGCCGGGTCATCAACTCGGGCGATCTCGTCAATATCGATGTCTCTGCCGAGAAGGACGGCATCTTCGCCGACACGGGCTCGTCGTTTCCGGTGCCGCCGGTGACGGCTGCGATCGACCGCCTCTGCCGCGACGGCAGGCGCGCCATGTGGGTGGGCCTCAAGCAGGTGCGGCCGAACCAGCCGCTTGCGGCTATCGGCAATGCCATTGGCGAATTCGCGCGCAAGAACCGCTATTCGCTGGTCACCAATCTCGCAAGCCACGGCATCGGCCGGTCGCTCCACGAGGAGCCCGGCGAAATCGCGACCTGGCCGGATCCTTCGGAGCGGCGGCGGATGAGCGAAGGCATGGTCTTCACGGTGGAGCCGTTCCTGTCGATGGGAGCGCATTGGGCCGAGGGCGGAGACGACGACTGGACGCTCTATAGCGAACCGCGCGCACCGACGGTGCAATACGAACATACGGTGGTCGTTACCCGCGGCGGTCCGCTGGTTGTGACGCTGCCGGGCTGA